The following coding sequences are from one Lolium rigidum isolate FL_2022 chromosome 6, APGP_CSIRO_Lrig_0.1, whole genome shotgun sequence window:
- the LOC124664631 gene encoding pectinesterase inhibitor 8-like, protein MAEIGKLVLLIVVAAFFIVSGVHGTPQTTCKAAANIDKRVNYDFCVSELLGHPESASADAWGLAKITALLGGSNAGDAKAEIEDMLAKPGTDDKLKVPLGQCHKLYDQMGLAFADAADELNWRHYDLGRKKAAQAIQLAQQCDNAFVKAGVRSPLMKRSEDSVQLAIICTAITNLIK, encoded by the coding sequence ATGGCAGAAATAGGTAAGCTTGTCCTTCTTATTGTTGTTGCTGCTTTCTTCATTGTGAGTGGTGTCCATGGGACACCACAAACAACATGCAAGGCAGCGGCTAACATTGACAAGCGTGTCAACTATGATTTTTGTGTATCGGAACTCCTTGGCCACCCTGAAAGTGCCAGCGCAGATGCGTGGGGCCTTGCCAAGATCACAGCGTTGCTCGGTGGCAGCAACGCTGGTGATGCAAAAGCTGAGATTGAGGACATGCTAGCCAAGCCTGGCACAGATGATAAGTTGAAGGTGCCGCTAGGGCAATGCCATAAGCTGTACGATCAGATGGGGCTAGCATTCGCTGATGCGGCTGATGAACTTAACTGGCGCCACTATGACCTAGGGAGGAAGAAGGCGGCGCAAGCCATCCAGCTTGCGCAACAGTGTGACAACGCCTTTGTCAAGGCTGGAGTTCGTTCGCCGCTCATGAAGCGAAGCGAGGACTCCGTGCAGCTTGCAATCATCTGCACGGCCATCACCAACCTCATCAAGTGA